In the genome of Leptospira dzoumogneensis, one region contains:
- a CDS encoding lipoprotein LipL46, producing the protein MAKLPILRITALTLILGFAFACATGDGSRRKKKEEFTREGNTITVIGEAPIYNGDIANAKQRAIKDAKVNAVRKVVGEEISNKSQASDGESLGSSLLSKTDAFVKSYDIVAEDQGKIDTQPILKLTVRCTIEESKLSTAVEGLLADVGNPRIVVLVPSKVGGAPVAPLSNGNIAEAEIIKGLKKAGNKIVDPGQASKTVKPSGLNADAVNSLDSGAAILIQAQSSGAEVLVVGSVETEDQAPVTAIGGKALDRPLFNTAATGPYKVILLWGDGKVVASGNGDARGADITQKVSREKALAGWAEDVTKKVNKQLKEEWFNLTENNTIILKFTGLDADESTKFKDDLAELTAAKDINVRTSNTSGSEWEVTYPGKDALFMDELVYKKDRGFTFLATKKMNVKSAARGVVTLEFTPNK; encoded by the coding sequence ATGGCAAAGCTGCCCATCCTGCGGATTACCGCTCTCACACTGATTTTAGGTTTCGCTTTTGCATGCGCAACGGGTGACGGATCCCGACGCAAGAAAAAAGAAGAATTCACTAGAGAAGGAAATACAATCACCGTGATCGGAGAAGCTCCGATCTATAACGGAGATATAGCGAACGCAAAACAAAGAGCGATTAAAGACGCAAAAGTTAATGCGGTACGTAAAGTAGTTGGTGAAGAAATTTCCAACAAAAGCCAAGCTTCCGACGGAGAAAGTTTAGGCTCTAGTCTACTTTCCAAGACCGATGCATTCGTAAAATCTTACGATATCGTTGCGGAAGACCAAGGCAAGATAGATACTCAACCTATTTTAAAACTTACTGTTCGTTGTACTATCGAAGAATCTAAACTTTCCACTGCGGTAGAAGGTTTACTTGCTGATGTAGGAAATCCAAGAATTGTAGTTTTAGTTCCTTCTAAAGTAGGAGGAGCACCGGTTGCTCCTTTAAGTAATGGTAATATTGCAGAAGCTGAGATCATCAAAGGTCTTAAAAAAGCTGGAAACAAGATCGTTGATCCTGGACAGGCTTCTAAAACTGTTAAACCTTCCGGCTTGAATGCGGATGCAGTCAACTCATTGGATTCAGGAGCTGCGATACTCATCCAAGCTCAATCATCCGGAGCAGAAGTTCTGGTAGTTGGTTCGGTAGAAACTGAAGACCAAGCACCTGTAACTGCAATCGGTGGAAAAGCTCTGGATAGACCTCTATTCAATACTGCCGCTACCGGACCTTATAAAGTGATCTTACTTTGGGGAGATGGTAAAGTGGTAGCTTCCGGAAACGGAGATGCTCGCGGAGCGGATATCACTCAAAAAGTTTCCAGAGAAAAAGCGCTTGCCGGTTGGGCAGAAGACGTAACCAAAAAAGTAAACAAACAACTCAAAGAAGAATGGTTCAATCTCACTGAGAATAATACTATCATCTTAAAGTTTACCGGTTTGGATGCTGACGAATCCACTAAGTTCAAAGATGATTTGGCAGAATTAACAGCTGCAAAAGACATCAATGTTAGAACTAGCAATACAAGCGGTTCAGAGTGGGAAGTTACCTACCCTGGAAAAGATGCACTGTTTATGGACGAATTAGTCTATAAAAAAGACAGAGGATTTACATTCTTAGCTACTAAGAAAATGAATGTTAAGTCTGCTGCAAGAGGTGTGGTTACTTTGGAGTTTACTCCGAATAAATAA
- a CDS encoding ArsR/SmtB family transcription factor, with protein MQALDAISDPTRRKILELLFDGEMGAGEIAGHFDISSAAISQHLKVLKECNLIQVRVDGQRRIHSLDYKGWKEIQDWIDRAKTFWEGRLDLLEKELRANKMKKGRR; from the coding sequence ATGCAGGCTTTAGATGCGATTTCGGACCCAACCAGACGCAAAATTTTAGAACTACTATTCGATGGTGAAATGGGCGCTGGAGAAATTGCGGGACATTTTGATATAAGTTCCGCTGCGATCTCTCAACATCTTAAGGTTTTGAAAGAATGTAATCTGATCCAAGTCAGAGTGGATGGGCAAAGAAGGATCCATTCCTTGGATTATAAAGGTTGGAAAGAGATCCAAGACTGGATAGATAGAGCCAAAACTTTCTGGGAAGGAAGACTAGATCTTCTGGAAAAAGAATTAAGAGCGAATAAAATGAAAAAAGGGAGAAGATAG
- a CDS encoding SRPBCC family protein, with product MKDLSINKTYGTFTSDSEVRFQRLLPGPIETVWEYLTDSEKRGTWLASGTMELRVGGKVELNFLHSSLSDEKTYPDRFKEMENGISGVETITAIDPPRFLSFTWHPNSEVSFELVEKGEDVLLTLRHYKLVDEFGKLMVSTGWHTHLDILTSKLYKGSVPKFWQTFTHHESIYGEALKSISKK from the coding sequence ATGAAAGATCTATCTATAAACAAAACGTATGGAACCTTCACTTCGGATTCCGAAGTTCGTTTCCAAAGATTATTACCCGGACCGATCGAAACTGTTTGGGAATATCTGACCGATTCCGAAAAAAGAGGCACCTGGCTTGCTTCCGGAACTATGGAGTTAAGGGTAGGTGGAAAAGTAGAATTAAACTTTTTGCATTCTTCTCTTTCTGATGAAAAAACATATCCTGATAGATTCAAGGAAATGGAGAATGGGATCAGTGGAGTGGAAACGATCACTGCAATCGATCCTCCTCGCTTCCTAAGTTTTACCTGGCACCCAAATTCCGAAGTTAGTTTTGAATTAGTGGAGAAGGGAGAAGATGTTCTTCTTACACTCCGACATTATAAACTTGTAGATGAATTCGGTAAACTAATGGTTTCTACAGGTTGGCATACTCATTTGGATATTCTGACTTCTAAACTTTATAAAGGATCAGTTCCTAAGTTCTGGCAAACATTTACTCACCATGAAAGTATTTACGGTGAGGCTCTCAAAAGTATCTCTAAGAAGTGA
- a CDS encoding flagellin, whose protein sequence is MIINHNLSAVNSHRSLKFNELAVDKTMKALSSGMRINSAGDDASGLAVSEKLRTQINGLRQAERNTEDGMSFIQTAEGFLQQSSDIIQRIRVLAIQTSNGIYSPEDRQLVQVEVSALVDEVDRIASQAEFNRFKLFEGDFARGSKRASMWFHMGPNQNQRERFFIGTMTSRALKLTKADGKSIAVSSPGEANEVIGLADAALGKIMKQRADMGAYFNRLEHSAKGLMAAYENMQASESRIRDADMAEEMVALTTKQILVQSGTAMLVQANLKPNSVLKLLQM, encoded by the coding sequence ATGATTATCAATCACAACCTGAGTGCGGTGAATTCTCACCGCTCTCTGAAGTTCAACGAGCTAGCTGTGGATAAAACCATGAAAGCTTTGTCTTCCGGCATGCGGATCAATTCTGCCGGTGACGATGCTTCGGGTTTGGCTGTCTCCGAAAAACTCAGAACGCAGATCAACGGACTGAGGCAAGCGGAGAGAAATACGGAAGACGGGATGAGTTTCATCCAGACTGCGGAAGGGTTCCTTCAACAGTCTTCGGATATCATCCAAAGGATCCGGGTTTTGGCCATCCAAACCTCGAATGGGATCTACAGCCCCGAAGACAGACAATTGGTTCAGGTGGAAGTTTCCGCCCTTGTCGACGAAGTGGATCGTATTGCCTCTCAAGCAGAGTTCAATAGATTCAAATTGTTCGAAGGAGACTTCGCTAGAGGTTCGAAAAGAGCTTCTATGTGGTTCCATATGGGACCGAACCAGAACCAAAGGGAAAGGTTCTTCATTGGAACTATGACTTCCCGAGCTTTAAAGCTTACCAAGGCAGACGGTAAATCGATAGCGGTTTCTTCTCCTGGGGAAGCGAATGAAGTGATCGGCTTAGCCGATGCTGCGCTCGGAAAGATCATGAAGCAGAGGGCGGATATGGGAGCTTATTTTAATAGGCTGGAACATTCCGCAAAAGGTCTCATGGCGGCATATGAAAATATGCAGGCTTCCGAGTCCAGAATTCGTGACGCTGATATGGCGGAGGAGATGGTTGCTCTAACTACAAAACAAATACTCGTGCAGAGTGGTACGGCGATGTTAGTGCAAGCAAACCTAAAACCGAATTCGGTCCTCAAACTTCTACAAATGTAG
- a CDS encoding flagellin — MIINHNLAAINSHRVLKFQNNEVAKNMEALSSGMRINRAGDDASGLAVSEKMRTQVKGLRQAERNTEDGMSLIQTTEGYLQETNDIIQRVRVLAIQSSNGIYGAEDRQMIQVEVSQLIDEIDRISSQAEFNKMALLQGDFARGSRTASMWFHIGPNQHQRERVYIATMTAKALNLIKSDGTLLTLSTAELSNEAIGFLDDALMKINKQRANLGAYYNRLEHASKGLMVAYENIQASESRIRDADMAEETVAFTKNQILVQSGTAMLAQANVRPQSVLQLLR, encoded by the coding sequence ATGATCATTAACCATAACTTAGCCGCGATTAACTCCCACCGCGTTCTGAAGTTCCAGAACAACGAAGTGGCGAAAAACATGGAGGCACTTTCTTCCGGTATGCGTATCAACCGCGCCGGTGATGATGCATCCGGTCTAGCCGTTTCCGAGAAAATGAGAACTCAGGTGAAAGGACTTCGCCAAGCGGAGAGAAACACTGAGGACGGCATGTCCCTGATCCAAACAACTGAAGGATATCTGCAGGAAACGAATGATATCATCCAGAGGGTCCGTGTACTTGCTATCCAATCTTCCAACGGAATCTACGGTGCAGAAGACCGTCAGATGATCCAAGTAGAAGTTTCTCAGCTTATAGACGAAATTGATCGCATTTCCTCCCAAGCAGAGTTCAACAAGATGGCATTGCTCCAAGGCGATTTCGCTCGTGGATCAAGAACCGCTTCTATGTGGTTCCACATCGGACCGAACCAGCACCAGAGGGAACGTGTCTATATCGCAACTATGACCGCTAAGGCTCTGAATTTGATCAAGTCTGACGGAACACTTTTGACTCTTTCTACTGCTGAACTTTCAAACGAAGCAATCGGCTTTCTTGACGATGCTTTAATGAAAATCAACAAACAAAGAGCAAATCTTGGAGCTTACTATAACCGTTTAGAGCATGCATCTAAAGGCCTAATGGTAGCTTACGAGAACATCCAAGCTTCAGAGTCGAGAATCAGGGACGCGGATATGGCAGAGGAAACTGTTGCATTCACTAAGAACCAAATTTTGGTTCAATCAGGAACTGCAATGTTAGCACAAGCTAACGTAAGACCTCAGTCTGTCCTCCAGTTACTTAGGTAA